GAGATTCACAGCCGGCCCTAAGCCTTCAGGGGAGGACCCGGAGCCTGAGCTTAGAGAAGTCCTCCTTCACCTCCACCCTGATCCCCATCTTGGAGAAGATGTCCAACAGCTCCGTCTTGATGAACTTCTTCGGTATGTCGTAGCCGAGGAGGAGGGTGAAGTCCGTCTCCGAGGTCCTGCTCAGCTTGAAGAGGTTGCAGAGCTCAAGCCTCCTCAAGACCGCCTCAGCCTTGTGGTTCTTCTTCTTGAACTCTTCGGCGTGGGCCTCGGAGACCTGCTGGTGCATCTCCCAGAACCGCTCCCTCTCGGGGTGGGTCTCGATGAAGCTGAGAAAGAGGATCCAGTGGTCGATGTCGAGGATGATGTGCTCGCCGACGGATAGAAGGTCGGAGTAGGCGTAGATCTTCTCCTCGTCGACGGAGCTGAAGAGGGGCTTGTGCTTGCTGTAGAACTTGAGGGCCTCCCGCATCAGCTCGCTCTGGGATATCCCCAGATCTTCCCTCATCTCTCGGAAGAGCTTCGCGGTCTCGTCGTCGAGGGCTATCGTGACCCTCTCCGGGGCTTTTGCCATATCGAGCCTCCTTTCCCCCCGCATGTATTTACCTTTTTTCCGATCCGGCTCCTCCGACGGCGCGATATCCCGGAACCTGCCCTCGGGGCTACAGGGAGGGATCTCAGGGGAAGGGCGCGGCTGGAGGGGGGTCAGCCTGGACCTCGCTCCCAACTGAAGAGCTCCTCGTCCGACCTTTTGGAGATCTTCCGGGCGGCCTCCTCCAGGGAGGCGTACCTCTCCCTCCAGCTCTTTATCTCACCGACGACCTCGGCCCTTGCCCTGATAGTCACCCTCCTCCCGGAAGCGGAGAACTCCGCCTCGGCGATCCCGGGGGGCTCGACGGATATGTTGCCCCTCCCCAGGGTGCAGCCCGCCGAGACCTGGATCCCGTCCAGGAGGCAGGAGAGGGAGGGGACGGCCCCGGTCTTGACCGCCGCCTCCATCTCCCCCGGGGCCGAGTCGAGCTCCCTTCTGGCGAAGAGCCCCATCCTAACCCCCAGGACTAGGAAGGGGCCGAGGTGGCCGTGAAACTCGACCGCCCTCTCGATCGTCTCTTCGAGGATCGACCCCCCCGCCCCCGCGGCTCCATCCGCCGTCGAAGGCCTCACCGGGTCAGCCCCCGGCCTTCGGCTCCGAGAGCCAGGAGCC
The sequence above is drawn from the Methanothrix harundinacea 6Ac genome and encodes:
- a CDS encoding ribbon-helix-helix protein, CopG family: MAKAPERVTIALDDETAKLFREMREDLGISQSELMREALKFYSKHKPLFSSVDEEKIYAYSDLLSVGEHIILDIDHWILFLSFIETHPERERFWEMHQQVSEAHAEEFKKKNHKAEAVLRRLELCNLFKLSRTSETDFTLLLGYDIPKKFIKTELLDIFSKMGIRVEVKEDFSKLRLRVLP
- a CDS encoding formylmethanofuran dehydrogenase subunit E family protein produces the protein MRPSTADGAAGAGGSILEETIERAVEFHGHLGPFLVLGVRMGLFARRELDSAPGEMEAAVKTGAVPSLSCLLDGIQVSAGCTLGRGNISVEPPGIAEAEFSASGRRVTIRARAEVVGEIKSWRERYASLEEAARKISKRSDEELFSWERGPG